One Flavobacterium sp. 90 DNA segment encodes these proteins:
- a CDS encoding porin family protein, with protein MRRIILPIVACMVFGFANAQSTRFGVKGGLNVSNFTGYEQDVKSLIGFHVGGFAEIKVAKKFAVQPEFLYSTQGTTIEGFDGDSNTTVKVNYLNIPILGKYYITDAFSVEAGPQIGFLLSAKARGEDVSDLYKSTDFGFNLGCGYNFTEDISIGARYTIGLTDVNDISDGSQYPDLYNANFKNSNFALSLAYKF; from the coding sequence ATGAGAAGAATTATTTTACCAATTGTGGCATGTATGGTATTTGGATTTGCGAATGCCCAGTCAACTAGATTTGGAGTAAAAGGAGGATTGAATGTTTCAAATTTTACAGGTTATGAACAAGATGTTAAGTCTTTAATCGGTTTTCATGTTGGAGGTTTTGCAGAAATAAAGGTTGCGAAAAAATTTGCTGTTCAGCCTGAATTTTTATATTCGACACAAGGAACAACAATTGAAGGTTTTGACGGAGATTCGAATACGACCGTCAAAGTGAATTATTTAAATATTCCGATTTTAGGTAAATATTATATTACAGATGCGTTTTCTGTTGAAGCAGGACCACAAATTGGGTTTTTACTATCGGCAAAAGCCAGAGGCGAAGATGTTAGTGATCTGTATAAATCAACAGATTTTGGTTTCAATTTAGGTTGTGGATATAATTTTACAGAAGATATTTCAATAGGGGCGCGTTACACAATTGGTTTAACAGATGTCAATGATATTTCTGATGGATCTCAGTATCCTGATCTGTATAATGCAAACTTTAAAAACAGCAATTTTGCATTGTCATTAGCGTATAAATTTTAA
- the xerD gene encoding site-specific tyrosine recombinase XerD → MNWNRYIKDYQSYLRIERGLSKNTIENYGFDIERLCLFLDTNQIEVSPLKITDETVQQFIYSVSKEVNPRSQARIISGLKSFFNYLVFEDYRNDNPLELIETPKTGRKLPDTLSVTEIDALIAAIDLSKNEGERNRAMLEALYGCGLRVSELVSLKISDLFFDEGFIKITGKGNKERFVPIGKLTQKYIEIYQKEVRVNLNIKKGCEDTLFLNRRGNQLTRAMVFTIIKDLAVKIGLHKSISPHTLRHSFATHLLENGADLRSIQLMLGHESITTTEIYVHLDRRFLKEVMHSFHPRK, encoded by the coding sequence ATGAACTGGAACCGATACATAAAAGATTATCAATCGTATTTGCGAATTGAAAGAGGTTTGTCTAAAAATACAATCGAAAACTATGGTTTTGATATTGAGCGATTATGTCTTTTTTTAGATACCAATCAAATTGAAGTTTCGCCTTTAAAAATTACTGATGAAACAGTTCAACAATTTATATATTCTGTTTCTAAGGAAGTGAATCCGCGTTCTCAAGCGCGTATTATTTCAGGGTTGAAAAGTTTTTTTAATTATCTGGTTTTTGAAGATTACAGAAATGATAATCCGCTGGAATTAATTGAAACTCCAAAAACTGGGAGAAAATTACCGGATACTTTATCTGTTACCGAAATTGATGCACTTATTGCTGCAATTGATTTGAGTAAAAATGAAGGAGAACGAAATCGAGCGATGCTGGAAGCTTTATACGGTTGCGGACTTCGGGTTTCAGAGTTGGTTTCGCTTAAAATATCGGATCTGTTTTTTGACGAAGGATTCATAAAAATCACCGGAAAAGGAAATAAAGAACGTTTTGTTCCTATTGGTAAATTAACTCAGAAATACATAGAGATTTATCAAAAGGAAGTCAGAGTAAATCTGAATATTAAAAAAGGCTGCGAAGATACTTTGTTTTTAAACCGAAGAGGTAATCAACTTACTCGTGCAATGGTGTTTACGATTATAAAAGATCTGGCAGTAAAAATAGGTTTGCATAAAAGTATTAGTCCGCATACTTTGCGACATTCATTTGCGACACATTTACTTGAAAATGGAGCTGACTTAAGATCTATCCAATTAATGTTGGGACACGAATCGATAACAACTACAGAAATCTATGTTCATTTAGACAGGAGATTTTTAAAAGAAGTAATGCATTCTTTTCATCCAAGAAAATAA
- a CDS encoding PAS domain-containing protein has protein sequence MVFDLYENEDCLQVNNFYKKLFAEMPDLLFQFVVDTDNNYTFPLVSKSADEIFEFTASEFNNDIKFIIYERVFLQDREAFFQSLVKARKEIKPWDIEFRAVLPKKGLRWFKISAKTEQSDDGRVSFYGHVSDITELKDKEEKLRISEERFQFALDASTAGIWDWDMVTNNVFYSSLSLKILELDSTDIFDDPERWDKIVHPDDLPKYYSDIQEHFDNKIPYYENYHRVMTSSGNYKWILDRGKVIKRDENGKPLRVIGTHTDVSLQKEKELELMKTMKLYSDQNSRLVNFSHIVSHNLNTQAGNIKSILDFIDADGDKETVSEMLEHLRTVSNDLNDTISNLTQIVKTQSNINIAVVPLKLCEYIEKTISTIKGYDKQTKVTIVNNVPKYLTINFNPAYLESVLLNFTTNAIKYAHPDREPIIVFDFSIEPEGYKSLKITDNGLGIDLAVYGDLLFGMYKTFHKHQEARGIGLYITRNQIEAMKGSISVESEVGVGTSFKIVFNDL, from the coding sequence ATGGTTTTTGATTTATATGAAAATGAGGATTGCTTACAGGTGAATAATTTTTATAAAAAATTGTTTGCAGAGATGCCTGATTTGTTATTTCAGTTTGTTGTTGACACCGATAACAATTATACTTTTCCACTGGTTAGTAAATCTGCTGATGAAATTTTTGAATTTACGGCGAGTGAATTCAACAACGACATTAAATTTATTATTTACGAAAGAGTTTTTCTTCAGGATCGTGAAGCATTTTTTCAATCTTTAGTTAAAGCGCGTAAAGAAATAAAACCCTGGGATATTGAATTTCGTGCTGTTTTGCCAAAAAAAGGTTTGCGCTGGTTTAAGATTTCTGCAAAAACAGAACAATCTGATGATGGCAGAGTGAGTTTCTACGGACATGTTTCTGATATTACCGAATTAAAAGATAAAGAAGAAAAACTGCGAATTTCAGAAGAACGATTTCAATTTGCGCTTGATGCTTCTACAGCCGGAATTTGGGATTGGGATATGGTGACGAATAATGTTTTCTATTCGTCTTTGTCACTAAAAATATTGGAACTTGATTCTACTGATATTTTTGATGATCCGGAACGTTGGGATAAAATTGTGCATCCTGATGATCTTCCTAAATATTATTCAGACATACAAGAGCATTTTGATAATAAGATTCCTTATTACGAAAACTATCATCGCGTAATGACTTCAAGCGGAAATTATAAATGGATTTTAGACCGCGGGAAAGTTATTAAACGTGATGAAAATGGTAAACCATTGCGTGTAATTGGAACCCATACGGATGTTTCTCTGCAAAAAGAAAAGGAACTCGAGCTTATGAAAACAATGAAATTGTACAGCGATCAAAATAGTCGTTTAGTGAATTTTTCGCATATTGTTTCGCATAATCTAAATACACAAGCAGGAAATATAAAGTCGATTTTAGACTTTATTGATGCTGATGGTGATAAAGAAACGGTAAGTGAAATGTTGGAACATTTGCGAACTGTTTCTAATGATTTAAATGACACAATTTCTAATTTGACACAAATCGTAAAAACGCAGAGTAATATTAATATTGCTGTTGTTCCTTTAAAGCTTTGCGAATACATCGAGAAAACAATTTCGACGATCAAAGGTTATGACAAACAGACCAAGGTTACGATTGTGAATAATGTTCCTAAATATCTGACGATTAATTTTAATCCTGCTTATCTCGAAAGCGTCTTGTTAAACTTTACAACAAACGCAATAAAGTACGCACATCCGGATCGCGAGCCAATAATAGTTTTTGATTTTTCGATCGAACCTGAAGGTTATAAATCATTAAAAATTACAGATAATGGTTTAGGAATCGATTTGGCTGTTTACGGTGATTTATTATTCGGAATGTATAAAACATTTCATAAGCATCAGGAAGCACGAGGAATCGGCTTGTATATTACCAGAAATCAAATTGAAGCTATGAAAGGAAGTATTTCTGTAGAAAGCGAAGTAGGAGTGGGAACAAGTTTTAAAATCGTCTTTAATGATCTTTAA
- the rny gene encoding ribonuclease Y, whose amino-acid sequence MDIITIIISGIVGIAAGFAIAKIIEKSNISNLIKNAKKEASSILKDANLEAENIKKDKILQAKERFIELKSEHEQVILARDKKVAEVEKRVRDKESQVSNELSKAKKVNDDFESKTQEYNNKIEVLDKKQAEVDKLHKSQLQQLEVISGLSAEEAKEQLVEGLKAEAKSKAMSHIQDTIEEAKLTAQQEAKKIIINTIQRVGTEEAVENCVSVFNIESDDVKGRIIGREGRNIRALEAATGVEIIVDDTPEAIILSCFDPVRREIARLSLHKLVTDGRIHPARIEEVVAKTAKQIDDEIIEVGKRTVIDLGIHGLHPELIKVVGRMKYRSSYGQNLLQHSREVSKLCGIMAAELGLNVKLAKRAGLLHDIGKVPDTESDLPHALLGMQWAEKYGEKEEVCNAIGAHHDEIEMKSLLSPIVQVCDAISGARPGARRQVLDSYIQRLKDLEEVAYGFSGVKNAYAIQAGRELRVIVESEKVSDDNAANLSFEISQKIQTEMTYPGQVKVTVIRETRAVNIAK is encoded by the coding sequence ATGGACATAATAACGATCATTATTTCAGGTATTGTAGGGATTGCAGCAGGATTTGCAATCGCTAAAATCATCGAAAAAAGCAATATTTCTAATTTAATTAAAAACGCAAAAAAAGAAGCTTCTTCCATTTTAAAAGACGCTAATTTAGAAGCAGAAAATATCAAAAAAGATAAAATTCTTCAGGCAAAAGAGCGTTTTATCGAATTAAAATCAGAACACGAACAAGTTATTTTAGCTAGAGATAAAAAAGTAGCTGAAGTAGAAAAAAGAGTGCGTGATAAAGAATCTCAGGTTTCAAACGAACTTTCGAAAGCTAAAAAAGTAAATGACGATTTTGAATCTAAAACTCAGGAATACAACAACAAAATTGAAGTTTTAGACAAAAAACAAGCTGAAGTTGACAAATTACACAAAAGTCAATTGCAACAACTTGAAGTAATTTCAGGACTTTCTGCTGAAGAAGCAAAAGAACAATTAGTAGAAGGTTTGAAAGCTGAAGCTAAAAGCAAAGCAATGTCTCATATTCAGGATACAATTGAAGAGGCAAAACTTACGGCTCAGCAAGAAGCTAAAAAAATCATCATCAATACAATCCAGAGAGTTGGAACTGAGGAAGCAGTTGAAAATTGCGTTTCAGTTTTCAACATTGAATCTGACGATGTAAAAGGTAGAATTATTGGTCGTGAAGGTCGTAACATTAGAGCTCTTGAAGCTGCAACGGGAGTAGAAATCATTGTTGATGATACACCGGAAGCTATTATTCTTTCTTGTTTTGACCCTGTTCGTAGAGAAATCGCTCGTTTGTCTTTGCACAAATTAGTAACTGACGGACGTATTCACCCAGCAAGAATTGAAGAAGTTGTTGCTAAAACAGCAAAACAAATCGACGATGAAATTATCGAAGTTGGTAAACGTACCGTAATAGATTTAGGAATTCACGGTTTACACCCAGAGTTAATTAAAGTTGTTGGTAGAATGAAATACCGTTCTTCTTACGGACAAAACTTATTGCAACACTCGAGAGAAGTTTCTAAACTTTGTGGTATCATGGCTGCCGAATTAGGCTTAAATGTAAAATTAGCAAAAAGAGCTGGTTTACTTCACGATATTGGTAAAGTGCCAGATACTGAAAGCGATTTACCTCACGCATTATTAGGTATGCAATGGGCTGAGAAATATGGCGAAAAAGAAGAAGTTTGTAATGCAATTGGAGCTCACCACGATGAGATCGAAATGAAATCATTACTTTCCCCAATCGTTCAGGTTTGTGATGCTATTTCAGGAGCAAGACCAGGCGCAAGACGTCAGGTTTTAGATTCATACATTCAACGTTTGAAAGATCTTGAAGAAGTTGCTTACGGATTTAGCGGTGTAAAAAATGCATACGCAATTCAGGCTGGTAGAGAACTTCGTGTAATCGTAGAAAGCGAAAAAGTTTCTGATGATAACGCTGCAAACCTATCTTTCGAGATCTCACAAAAAATCCAAACTGAAATGACTTATCCAGGTCAGGTAAAAGTTACTGTAATCAGAGAAACCAGAGCAGTTAATATTGCTAAGTAA
- a CDS encoding cell division protein ZapA, whose translation MDGKLRIKISIADRVYPLTVEPSQEEGLRSASKKIDAMIKQFEESYAVRDKQDVLAMCALQFASQVEQKQIDNAIDGEETIERIKRLNSLLDQYLEN comes from the coding sequence ATGGACGGAAAGCTTAGAATTAAAATATCAATCGCAGACAGAGTTTACCCATTAACGGTTGAACCATCTCAGGAAGAAGGACTTAGAAGTGCTTCTAAGAAAATTGATGCTATGATCAAGCAATTCGAAGAAAGTTATGCGGTTCGTGACAAACAAGATGTTCTGGCTATGTGCGCTTTGCAATTTGCATCGCAAGTAGAACAAAAACAAATTGATAATGCAATCGATGGTGAAGAAACTATCGAAAGAATTAAAAGATTAAATTCGCTATTAGATCAATATCTCGAAAATTAA
- a CDS encoding M23 family metallopeptidase, whose protein sequence is MRLSLLTLFFCNFIFAQTQYPKDYFRAPLDIPMQLSGNFGELRPNHFHAGFDLKTNQREGLSVHAIADGYVSRIKISTFGNGKCIYITHPNGYTSVYGHLQTPVGEILNYVKKTHYKEKAYEIEMFLKPGELPVTKGEIIGLSGNTGSSEGPHLHFEIRDTKTEFVINPIFFGFDKNIKDTKKPTVSSVYVYPLDNSTVNQSKQPLLLNVALQKDGTYLASKVKANGKIGFGIVAVDFDDVSFNKNGVFNVSTFFNGNQNYNYQFNTYSFDEMRYVNALIDYGKYKKSGQRVQKLFMKTPYALSIIKTDSLRGIIPVEPNLASTYRIEVSDYFGNLNTITVPVEYDAATPVVKEEPITSKYFIKVNKDSNFEKDNMSVFFPAGTFYDDFNLNFDVKNNRIYIHDDTVPVHSNFTITIKDDTYPEALRDKLYIGRGNSYNGTIRKGDVFTAKSKTLGQFGLVLDTIKPTIKIVKPIQDKWISDVKKIDFIINDAASGIKSYNGYLNGNWILFEYENKTKKITHTFDDALLAEGANDLKIEVIDNVGNSAIFETHFFRSQQK, encoded by the coding sequence ATGAGATTATCACTATTGACCCTGTTTTTTTGTAATTTTATTTTCGCCCAAACCCAATATCCAAAGGATTATTTTCGTGCTCCGCTTGATATTCCAATGCAGCTTTCGGGGAATTTCGGGGAGTTAAGACCCAATCACTTTCATGCCGGTTTTGATTTAAAAACAAATCAAAGAGAAGGATTAAGTGTCCATGCAATCGCTGATGGTTATGTTTCAAGAATTAAAATTTCAACTTTCGGAAACGGAAAATGTATCTATATTACGCACCCGAACGGATATACCTCAGTTTATGGACATTTGCAAACTCCTGTTGGTGAAATTTTAAATTATGTCAAAAAAACGCATTATAAAGAAAAGGCATACGAAATTGAAATGTTTCTAAAACCGGGTGAATTGCCAGTTACAAAAGGTGAAATTATTGGACTTTCCGGAAATACAGGTTCTTCTGAAGGACCACATTTGCATTTTGAAATTCGTGATACTAAAACTGAATTTGTTATTAATCCGATATTTTTTGGATTTGATAAAAATATAAAAGACACTAAAAAGCCTACAGTTTCGAGCGTATATGTTTATCCGTTAGATAATTCTACAGTAAATCAATCTAAACAGCCTTTATTGTTAAATGTTGCGCTTCAAAAAGACGGAACCTATTTAGCAAGTAAAGTAAAAGCAAACGGAAAAATTGGTTTTGGAATTGTTGCTGTAGATTTTGATGATGTCTCTTTTAATAAAAATGGAGTTTTTAATGTCTCTACTTTTTTTAACGGAAATCAAAATTACAATTATCAGTTCAATACCTATTCGTTTGACGAAATGCGTTATGTAAATGCATTGATTGATTATGGGAAATATAAAAAATCAGGCCAGCGCGTTCAAAAACTTTTCATGAAAACGCCATACGCTTTAAGCATCATAAAAACAGATTCGTTGCGTGGAATTATTCCGGTCGAGCCGAATTTAGCATCAACCTACAGAATTGAAGTTTCGGACTATTTCGGAAATTTGAATACGATTACAGTTCCGGTTGAATATGACGCTGCGACGCCAGTTGTAAAAGAAGAACCAATTACTTCAAAATATTTTATAAAAGTCAATAAAGATTCCAATTTCGAAAAAGATAATATGTCCGTGTTTTTTCCGGCAGGAACTTTTTACGATGATTTTAATCTGAATTTTGATGTAAAAAACAATCGTATTTATATTCACGACGATACGGTTCCGGTGCATTCAAATTTTACAATTACTATAAAAGATGATACTTATCCGGAAGCATTAAGAGATAAACTTTATATTGGAAGAGGTAACAGTTACAACGGAACGATTAGAAAAGGAGACGTTTTTACGGCCAAATCAAAAACATTAGGACAATTCGGTTTGGTTTTGGATACCATTAAACCAACGATAAAAATCGTAAAACCAATTCAGGATAAATGGATCAGTGATGTCAAAAAAATAGATTTCATCATCAATGATGCTGCATCGGGAATTAAATCTTACAACGGATATTTAAACGGAAATTGGATTTTGTTTGAATATGAAAATAAAACAAAGAAAATCACACATACTTTTGATGATGCATTGCTTGCCGAAGGGGCAAACGATTTAAAAATTGAAGTAATTGATAATGTGGGTAATTCTGCTATCTTTGAAACTCATTTTTTTAGAAGTCAACAAAAATAA
- a CDS encoding TonB-dependent receptor plug domain-containing protein — protein sequence MNNNRVIFGFLFLCISCISFAQNAHVKGIILDDQKRPVVDVNVTSSGNATRSDVNGFFEIDVPSNKKTSLIFTHISLKMMSLAVNLKPNEVFVFNPVMSNSEEQMGEVFVSSKNKKRVQGITTIDAATIKKIPGANAGIENILKTLPGVNSNNELSTQYAVRGGNYDENLVYVNEIEVYRPFLIRSGQQEGLSFTNTDLVQNVDFSAGGFQAKFGDKLSSVLDITYRKPTQFGASLEASLLGGSVSVDAVSKDKKWSAVTGVRYRNNSLLVNSQDTQTNYTPTFADIQTNINYDISQKWQISFLGNISENKYLYQPLTRETKFGTIDQPMSLAVYYEGQERDKYDTYFGALKTTYKVSPTLTLKLIGSLFHTTEQEHFDILAQYRLGNVGEDGDTSQVDFTKGIGSQLNHARNDLDALIANAEIKGFKEWLNDSQLEFGLKYTRESIRDRIVEWEMIDSAGFSINPPIAILPQNNQPYQPYTGPLLPYQDVRATNYNTINRFSGYAQYNKKSELGSNQIWYHLGARFQSWNVSGAAVEGKNQIVFSPRAQFAIKPDWDMDMVFRLSGGLYHQPPFYRELRNLEGVVNPNVKAQESVHIVLGNDYNFKMWNRPFKWVTELYYKSLSDVNVYSIDNVRIRYVANNNAKAYAQGLDFRLNGEFVPGTESWISFGYLKTEEDYADKGYIARPTDQRLKFAMLFQDYMPNIPSVKLYLNLVYNTGLPGGAPAYSDPYLYQNRLNDYRRVDIGFAKVFVDSSTKVAKANWLKNFKELSVGLEIFNLFNNQNAITNTWVRDVYSKNQYAIPNYMTSRVFNIKLNARL from the coding sequence TTGAATAATAACAGAGTAATATTCGGTTTTCTTTTTTTATGCATTTCTTGTATTTCATTTGCTCAAAATGCTCATGTTAAAGGTATTATTTTAGATGATCAAAAACGTCCGGTTGTCGATGTCAATGTGACTTCTTCCGGGAATGCAACACGATCTGATGTAAACGGTTTTTTTGAAATCGATGTTCCTTCGAACAAAAAAACGTCTTTGATCTTTACTCACATTTCTTTAAAAATGATGAGTTTGGCAGTAAATCTAAAACCAAATGAAGTTTTTGTTTTTAATCCTGTAATGAGTAATTCTGAAGAGCAAATGGGAGAAGTTTTTGTTTCTTCCAAAAATAAAAAGCGCGTTCAGGGAATTACCACTATTGATGCTGCGACGATAAAAAAGATTCCCGGAGCAAATGCCGGAATCGAAAATATTCTAAAAACATTACCGGGAGTAAATTCAAATAATGAACTAAGTACGCAATATGCAGTTCGTGGCGGGAATTATGATGAGAATTTAGTTTATGTAAACGAAATCGAAGTTTATCGTCCGTTTTTAATTCGTTCCGGTCAACAAGAAGGATTGAGTTTTACAAATACAGATTTGGTTCAAAACGTTGATTTTTCGGCGGGAGGATTTCAGGCTAAATTTGGAGATAAATTATCTTCGGTTTTAGATATTACGTATAGAAAACCAACTCAGTTTGGTGCTTCTTTAGAGGCAAGTTTACTTGGAGGAAGTGTGTCTGTTGATGCTGTTTCTAAAGATAAAAAATGGTCTGCAGTAACAGGAGTTCGTTATCGAAACAACAGTTTGTTAGTCAATAGTCAGGATACGCAAACTAATTATACACCAACTTTTGCTGATATTCAAACGAACATCAATTATGATATTTCGCAAAAATGGCAAATTAGCTTTTTAGGAAATATTTCTGAAAATAAATATTTGTACCAACCTTTAACCCGTGAGACAAAATTTGGAACAATCGATCAGCCAATGTCGCTTGCCGTATATTATGAAGGGCAGGAAAGAGATAAATATGATACATATTTTGGAGCATTAAAAACGACTTATAAGGTTTCTCCAACTTTAACGTTGAAACTTATAGGTTCACTTTTTCATACCACTGAACAAGAGCATTTTGATATTTTGGCACAATATCGTCTTGGAAATGTTGGTGAGGACGGAGATACTTCTCAAGTTGATTTCACAAAAGGAATTGGTTCGCAATTGAATCACGCCCGAAATGATCTGGATGCTTTAATTGCTAATGCCGAAATTAAAGGATTTAAAGAATGGTTAAATGACAGCCAATTAGAATTTGGACTTAAATATACCAGAGAATCCATTAGAGATAGAATTGTAGAATGGGAAATGATCGATTCGGCCGGGTTTTCTATAAATCCGCCAATTGCTATTTTGCCGCAAAACAATCAGCCATATCAGCCTTATACAGGACCATTGTTGCCTTATCAGGATGTTCGTGCAACAAATTATAATACTATAAACAGATTTTCAGGTTACGCGCAATACAATAAAAAATCTGAATTAGGTTCGAATCAAATTTGGTATCATTTGGGAGCTCGTTTCCAGAGTTGGAATGTTTCCGGAGCAGCTGTTGAAGGAAAAAATCAGATTGTTTTTAGTCCGCGTGCACAATTTGCCATAAAACCGGATTGGGATATGGATATGGTTTTCAGGCTTTCGGGAGGATTATATCATCAGCCGCCTTTTTATAGAGAACTTCGGAATTTAGAAGGAGTTGTAAATCCAAATGTAAAAGCACAGGAATCAGTTCACATTGTTTTAGGGAATGATTATAATTTTAAAATGTGGAATCGTCCTTTTAAATGGGTAACGGAACTGTATTATAAGTCACTTTCTGATGTAAATGTATATTCGATCGATAATGTTAGAATTCGTTATGTTGCCAATAATAATGCAAAGGCTTATGCACAAGGTCTTGATTTTAGATTAAACGGAGAATTTGTACCGGGAACAGAATCGTGGATTAGTTTTGGTTATTTGAAAACCGAAGAAGATTACGCCGATAAAGGATATATTGCAAGACCAACCGATCAGCGTTTGAAATTTGCGATGTTGTTTCAGGATTATATGCCAAATATTCCAAGTGTAAAATTATACCTGAATTTAGTTTATAATACTGGTTTACCTGGAGGAGCGCCAGCATATTCAGATCCATATCTATATCAAAACAGATTAAACGATTATCGTAGAGTAGATATTGGTTTTGCTAAAGTTTTTGTTGATAGCAGTACTAAAGTTGCTAAAGCAAATTGGTTGAAAAACTTCAAAGAATTATCTGTTGGATTAGAGATTTTCAATCTTTTCAATAATCAAAATGCGATAACTAATACTTGGGTTCGCGATGTATATTCTAAAAATCAATATGCAATCCCAAATTATATGACTTCGAGAGTTTTCAATATAAAATTGAATGCCCGATTATGA
- a CDS encoding DUF2971 domain-containing protein, whose product MYLSNPNIILPKDPDTVVWKYLDLSKFLDLLLSKKLFMSRSDKFEDQYEGTFSEPTFEEIKKLAIDNPDFLNYYKTHREQVAISSWHINEYESFAMWQIFTQNSEGLAIQSTIGRLQKALKPENNFDQYIGEVNYIDYKKEYIPFDDLFFPFLFKRKSFQYEREVRIITDTSKSNIKLNDGLKINVDISQLIEKIYIHPKSENWYKKLVIDLVDRLGFGIEIEKSDLESDILI is encoded by the coding sequence ATGTATCTCAGCAATCCAAACATAATACTTCCTAAGGATCCGGATACGGTTGTTTGGAAATACCTGGATCTCTCTAAGTTTCTGGATTTATTACTCTCTAAGAAACTTTTTATGTCGCGCTCTGATAAATTTGAAGATCAGTATGAAGGCACTTTTAGCGAACCTACTTTTGAGGAAATTAAAAAACTAGCCATTGATAATCCGGACTTTTTAAATTACTACAAAACACATCGTGAACAAGTCGCTATAAGCAGTTGGCATATTAATGAATATGAATCTTTTGCCATGTGGCAGATTTTTACCCAAAATAGTGAAGGATTAGCCATTCAGTCTACTATTGGAAGACTGCAAAAAGCATTGAAACCTGAAAATAATTTTGACCAGTATATTGGTGAAGTTAACTATATCGACTATAAAAAAGAATATATTCCGTTTGATGATTTGTTTTTCCCTTTTCTCTTTAAACGAAAAAGCTTTCAATACGAACGTGAAGTTCGCATCATAACAGATACTTCAAAAAGCAACATTAAACTTAATGACGGATTAAAAATCAATGTTGATATCAGTCAATTAATTGAGAAGATATACATTCACCCAAAATCAGAAAACTGGTATAAAAAGCTTGTAATTGATTTAGTAGATCGCCTGGGTTTTGGAATCGAAATCGAAAAATCTGATCTCGAGAGCGATATTTTGATTTAG